Proteins found in one Exiguobacterium sp. 9-2 genomic segment:
- the treP gene encoding PTS system trehalose-specific EIIBC component: protein MKPNYRQIAEQIIEKIGGKENVEQAAHCVTRLRLTLKNQELVDQEALLEVPLVKGAFLNAGVYQIVIGAGDVDRVYAEFIQLTGLQATTIADVKSSGAAKMNPFQKLIKVFSDVFMPIIPAIIVAGLLMGINNLFGIEFGGKTMIDRYPNLQGLWDLINMMANTAFVFLPALVGWSATKRFGGSEILGIVMGLMLVHPDLLNAWNYGQSALKGEIPTFNILGLFEIEKVGYQGQILPVLAAAYVLSTIERWLKKRVPNAIQLLVVPITTITLTGFLALAVIGPVTRQVGDWITIGVVNTFEAVPLLGALLFGALYAPLVITGMHHMFIAVDLQLIGQSGTTFIWPMIAISNIAQGSATLAMLFLAKNVNDKNMASTSALSAYFGITEPAMFGVNLRFKYPFYAALVGSAIASAFIAVSGVLAPAIGVGGLPAFISIVPGSILSFIVGMVIAIIVPIACTFLFHCVSTKRAKKAALNKAA, encoded by the coding sequence ATGAAACCAAACTATCGTCAGATTGCAGAGCAAATCATTGAGAAAATCGGAGGCAAGGAGAACGTTGAGCAGGCAGCTCACTGTGTCACCCGTCTTCGCTTAACGCTTAAAAATCAAGAGCTTGTCGACCAAGAAGCCTTACTTGAAGTTCCGCTCGTCAAAGGCGCGTTCTTGAACGCAGGCGTCTATCAAATCGTCATTGGTGCCGGTGATGTCGACCGGGTCTATGCTGAATTCATTCAACTGACTGGTTTGCAGGCGACAACGATTGCAGATGTTAAATCGTCAGGAGCGGCGAAAATGAACCCGTTCCAAAAGTTGATCAAAGTCTTTTCCGACGTCTTCATGCCCATCATCCCGGCGATCATCGTCGCTGGTCTCTTAATGGGGATCAATAACCTGTTTGGTATCGAATTCGGTGGCAAGACGATGATTGATCGTTATCCGAATCTACAAGGATTATGGGACCTGATCAATATGATGGCAAATACCGCTTTCGTCTTCCTCCCGGCACTCGTCGGCTGGTCGGCAACGAAACGCTTCGGTGGAAGTGAGATCCTCGGAATCGTCATGGGTCTAATGCTTGTTCACCCTGATCTCTTAAACGCTTGGAATTACGGACAGAGCGCTTTAAAAGGTGAAATTCCGACGTTCAACATCCTCGGTCTGTTTGAAATCGAAAAAGTCGGCTATCAAGGACAAATTCTCCCGGTGCTCGCAGCCGCTTATGTCCTTAGTACGATTGAACGCTGGCTCAAAAAACGCGTACCGAACGCCATCCAATTACTCGTCGTACCGATTACGACGATCACATTAACGGGCTTCCTTGCCCTTGCCGTCATCGGACCGGTCACACGTCAAGTCGGTGACTGGATCACGATTGGTGTCGTCAATACGTTCGAAGCTGTTCCGTTACTCGGTGCCTTATTATTCGGTGCACTCTACGCACCGCTCGTCATCACCGGCATGCATCACATGTTCATCGCCGTCGACTTACAGTTGATCGGACAAAGCGGAACGACGTTTATCTGGCCGATGATCGCGATCTCGAACATCGCCCAAGGTTCAGCAACGCTTGCGATGCTTTTCCTCGCGAAAAACGTCAACGATAAGAACATGGCGTCGACGTCGGCCCTATCCGCTTACTTTGGGATCACGGAACCAGCGATGTTCGGGGTTAATCTTCGATTCAAATATCCGTTTTATGCGGCACTCGTCGGATCAGCAATCGCGTCTGCCTTCATCGCAGTCAGCGGTGTCCTTGCTCCTGCAATCGGTGTCGGTGGCTTACCTGCTTTCATCTCGATCGTACCCGGGTCGATTCTATCGTTCATTGTCGGCATGGTAATCGCAATTATCGTTCCTATTGCCTGTACGTTCCTGTTCCACTGTGTCTCAACGAAACGCGCAAAAAAAGCCGCACTGAACAAAGCGGCGTAA